The Bdellovibrionales bacterium CG10_big_fil_rev_8_21_14_0_10_45_34 genome includes the window ATCCCCAACAATTGGGTGACCGATACTCTGTAAATGAACGCGGATTTGATGAGTTCTGCCAGTTTCAAGTTTCAATTTTACCAGCGCTAAGCCGCACTCATGCTCTCTTTCGACATCCAGATGGGTCACAGCGCGCTTGCCAGTACGTGCGCGAGTCGAAAATTTCTTTCTATCAGTAGGGTGCCTACCCACTGGAGCATCAATTTTTATTCTAGACTCCTCAAACCGACCCCAACAAAGGGCGCGGTATACTCGGTGCACGGTTTTATCTTTGAACTGGAGCGCCAATTTTTCGTGGGTACGATTGTTCTTGGCAACAACGATAAGACCGCTCGTATCTTTGTCAATTCTATGAACGATGCCGGGGCGAGAGGGCTGCCCACCACTGGACAATGATTTTGTGTGAAACAAAAGAGCATTCACCAAGGTATCACTTTTGTGACCTGCCGCCGGGTGCACGACAAGTCCCGCAGGCTTGTCTACAACAATCACATCTTCGTCTTCGTAGACGATGTTTAGCGGAAAGTCATAAGCATGCAAATCGCTAACTTCGACGGAAGGGGTTTGAACTTTTACCGATTGGCCTTCTTTGAGTTTTTGAGAGGGCTTTGCAAGCCTTCCATCGATAGAGACATGGCCGTCATTAATCCATTTTGTAACTTGAGATCTGGTTCCGAGTTTTGAGACTTCACTCAAAAAGCGATCAATACGCAATCCCTGAGATGACGAGTCAACCATCAAATAATTTGGTGAATTAACTTCCACGGCTCTCTTTTAGAAAACTCATATAAGAGCTGAGTACTTTGCTAGAATCTAAATTAAGTATACGCGCAAACTGTGAAACGAGCCCTCTTACAAAAACATCCGCCGGCAAACCAGAAAAGTCATTGTTTTCAACCGACACGATATGATGTTTCCCAAATTTGCTGATCTCGACAATTTGATCAATCGAGATATTTTTGTATTGCCTGATTCGCGACAAGAAAGTTCCATCGAAAACAGTTTCGCTGTTGATCTCGTTTTCAATTTCTTCATCGATTCGGTAGCGACTGTAACGGGTCTTACCAAGTGTCGGGTCCGAGGCGACGGCGCTTTCGGCCGTCGCTCTAGGGGGCAAGTCAGCCGTGGCGGGCTTAAATACTCCGGATTCAATATCAAAATCTGGTAAGTCTTCAAAGCGCGAGGGCTGAGGCGCCTGAACTTTATGTAGTGGGGTGGAGCTGGCGATGTGTTGAGCCGCTTGTCGTAGCTCCTCACGAGTTAGGCCAATTTTTTTGTCGTAGTCGGCCCGCCGTCTTTGATCGCTAAGCACGGCAAAAGCTTCTTCGAGGAGTTCATTAAGCTGGTCGGCTTCGTCTGGGCTGAAAACGGTGTAGAGCGCAGGGCTGTTTTTTGAATACGTCGTTCGCGCCTTCATGAAAGCTCTGTGAATTTCTTCGACCGAGGCAGTCGGCTCTACCTCAAGTACTTCGTAATAATTTTGTTGTCCATGAAGGGCCATATATTGATTTTAAGGTCTTTTAGCGTTCTCGATCAACTAGCTCTTTGGCAATCTTCTGAAATTGGCGAACAAGCGGACTAAACGGCGCCTCAATCAGAAAAGGTTTGCGTCTTCGTAAAGTCTGCCAAACATTGTTGTCAAAGCTGAGTGCACCTAGAGACTGAGCCGGAATGTCAAAGTACTTTTTGCAGACACTGGCAACGGAGTCTCCTAGCTGAGCATCAGACTGAGTTCTAATCTGATTGACCACAATCTCGACCGAAAGCGAATGCACCGCCGATATGAGGGCTTCAGACCGAACGTCGTGGGTTGATTGTAGATAACTGATTAAATCAGCTGGGCTTCTAACCCCGAGCGAGTTTTTTTGATCGAGTACCTGCGCCACTAGCGAGGGAGCTCCGAAGTGGGATTCCACGCGAATGAGGCGTCTATAGTATGCCGATTTTAGAAATCGATAGGTGTTCTCTATGCTAGTGGGCTCAGGAGTTACGGTGAGAATTCGCCTGTCTGCACACAAAAAGAAATCAAGAGTCGCGTTGCTTGTTCCGGCGCCTAGATCGAGTAAAACGTAGTCGTAAGGAAGCTTCTTTAAAGCATCTATGATTTTCAATATTTGGTGTTCGGGAATGTTTGCTACTTCCAGAGAATCGAATGCACCGCTAATAAAATGTAGATTGTAATAGGGAGCGATTGTAACGAGGTCATTAAGATCCGGGCATCTTCCTGCAATAAAATCGCTGAGGGTCAACTGGGGAGCTGCTGCCCCAAGACAAGTGTGAAGATTCGCGCCGCCAAGGTCTAAATCAACCACCAGCACTTTGTGTCCGGCTTTGGCCATTGTAAAACCCAAAGAAGAAGTGATGAGACTTTTCCCCACTCCCCCTTTGCCGCCGCCAAAGCTCCAAATAATCGGAACTTTTGCCGTGCTGATATTTACAAATGGGTTTGCCAGTTTTAACGCGTTCAATTAACTATCCTAAAAAATTGAGATTTAAACCTTTTTATTCTCTTCGGCGCGAGAAGCTCTGAGGTAAAGGGGGTGTACTTCTGTCCAGTTGTGAACTTTCCCAGACGAAAGATCTTTGCAGGCAAGCTCACCTAGACTAATGGCGTGAGGGAGGTCACAGCGAGTTTCAAACTGCCCACTGAGGCCGAGAAGCCCCGTCTCCCCAACAACTAAGCAGTTGGAGGGTATATTGGTGCCGAGTTCTTGAAGACTTAATAAATGCTCTTGCGGGCCCGCTTTCAGCCAGCCACGCTCCGTTCTTTGGTAGGTGCACCGGAAGACTAGTCCCGAGTATGCATTTAGGACGATGGTACAGTAAGGATGGGTCGCTGGCGTTTTGTTCGCCAATACATCAAAGGTATTTCGACAGATTAACGGGATACCAAGGCCGAACCCAAGCGACTTAGCTAAATTTACGCCGACTCTTACTCCGGTGAAACTTCCAGGTCCAATATTTACAGCAACGGCATTGAGATCATTGACTTCAATTGAAGCAATCTTCAATAAGCTTTGAAGAGCCCCCGTGGCCACTTCTGCATGGGATCCCTGCCTGTGCCATGTTATTTCGCTGACGAGCTGATGGTCTCTAAAAAGTGCTAAACTGCCTTGAAGAGAGCTGGTTTCAACAGCGACCAACCAGTTGGTTGTAGGAGAGTTTTTTAACTTAGGTCTCACAACTTACTACTACGACGAAAAGATTCTTGAAAAATCATTGAATAAAGCAAGAAGCATTAAGCTAAGCAGTAAGACAAGTCCTATTTGTTGGGCGATCTCCATTTTGCGAATACTTAGCGGGGCGCCTCTCAAAGCTTCGATAGAGAAAAACACGAGATGCCCGCCGTCAAGCACGGGGATAGGAAGCAAGTTAAGAATAAATAGGTTTATCGAAATGATAGCCATGATTTTGAGATAAGGAGAAAGGCCCATTTCAAATGTTTTACCCGAGAGTTGTAAAATCATAATCGGTCCGCCGATTGACTTAGCAGAAACCTCTCTTTTCAAGAGTTTTAAGAAGCTAAGCGCCGTTAATTGCACCCACTCGACGGTGTCATTAACGCTAGCACTTAAAACTTCCTTGATGCCATTGGCCTTCACTATTACGGTTACCGGTTCAGCCATTCTTAGTGCGGTCTTAACGCCAATTGCGAAGTTCTTTTCTGTAAAGCCCGCCGAATTAGTTTGCTCGGTGATCTGGGGAACCAAGTCGAAAAACATGTTCTGCCCGGCACGTGCCACTTCGACCTTTAGAGGCGCCTGATCAGAATCGTAAGAGCGCACAGCTTTTACAAAGCTTTCCCAGGAATTCAGGGGTTCGGCATTTACGCTGATCAATCGATCCCACGCTATAAGTCCTGCAGACTGAGCGGCAGAACCTTCTACGACTTCTTCGATAAACAGCTCCGTGTTGTGAAGACCAATCCACTGGAGGGTATTGGCGTCAAAATCACTTTGGGCAATTTTTTGCGCAATCGCTGCCGGGAGCTCTAAAGTATGAACCATTGAGTCTTTGCTTTGTAAATTAGTGAGTTCGAAGTCGACACTAACGGCATTTTGTCCTGACGGGGAATTCTTCAACTTCTCTGCAACAGATTTCGCAAAAACTCTTTCTGCCTCAAACCATGACCTTAGATTTGTACCATCTAAAGCGGTGATGGCATCGCCAGACTTTAGTCCTGCTTGCCCAGCCAGGCTGTTGGGGTCGCTAATCCCAATTTGAGTTGAGATTGCAACTGGCGACAGTCCGTCAATTTGACCAACGTAGTCTCTGGTGCTCATGAGATTAGTGTTTCGCATCTCAACGGGCGACACTGTAATAGACCTGCTTGTTAAGTCTCCAGACGTATTCTGCACTGAAAAGCTAATCTGTTTGCCGGCTCTTGCCTCGATGTATTCTTCTATCTCGTCCCATGCCTTATAAGCGTTTCCATCTAC containing:
- a CDS encoding RluA family pseudouridine synthase, which codes for MVDSSSQGLRIDRFLSEVSKLGTRSQVTKWINDGHVSIDGRLAKPSQKLKEGQSVKVQTPSVEVSDLHAYDFPLNIVYEDEDVIVVDKPAGLVVHPAAGHKSDTLVNALLFHTKSLSSGGQPSRPGIVHRIDKDTSGLIVVAKNNRTHEKLALQFKDKTVHRVYRALCWGRFEESRIKIDAPVGRHPTDRKKFSTRARTGKRAVTHLDVEREHECGLALVKLKLETGRTHQIRVHLQSIGHPIVGDRLYGWNAKEPRLKVPQVKTAIQGLNRFFLHAQELGFEHPTSKKFMSFSAPIPLELTEILTCLGWHDIV
- a CDS encoding ATP-binding protein, giving the protein MNALKLANPFVNISTAKVPIIWSFGGGKGGVGKSLITSSLGFTMAKAGHKVLVVDLDLGGANLHTCLGAAAPQLTLSDFIAGRCPDLNDLVTIAPYYNLHFISGAFDSLEVANIPEHQILKIIDALKKLPYDYVLLDLGAGTSNATLDFFLCADRRILTVTPEPTSIENTYRFLKSAYYRRLIRVESHFGAPSLVAQVLDQKNSLGVRSPADLISYLQSTHDVRSEALISAVHSLSVEIVVNQIRTQSDAQLGDSVASVCKKYFDIPAQSLGALSFDNNVWQTLRRRKPFLIEAPFSPLVRQFQKIAKELVDRER
- the tsaB gene encoding tRNA (adenosine(37)-N6)-threonylcarbamoyltransferase complex dimerization subunit type 1 TsaB, which codes for MRPKLKNSPTTNWLVAVETSSLQGSLALFRDHQLVSEITWHRQGSHAEVATGALQSLLKIASIEVNDLNAVAVNIGPGSFTGVRVGVNLAKSLGFGLGIPLICRNTFDVLANKTPATHPYCTIVLNAYSGLVFRCTYQRTERGWLKAGPQEHLLSLQELGTNIPSNCLVVGETGLLGLSGQFETRCDLPHAISLGELACKDLSSGKVHNWTEVHPLYLRASRAEENKKV
- a CDS encoding RIP metalloprotease RseP; protein product: MIDLIVLGFQKFLSFGLAFVVLLGLLIFVHELGHFLVAKFYGVRVEVFSLGFGKKIWRYKPGDTEYCLSLIPLGGYVKMYGDDPSADIPEEQKQYSFLHKPVFQRIAVVLAGPLMNLFFAALIFGVIALLGEKTVSNHVGDVPALSAAYEAGFRSGDIIQAVDGNAYKAWDEIEEYIEARAGKQISFSVQNTSGDLTSRSITVSPVEMRNTNLMSTRDYVGQIDGLSPVAISTQIGISDPNSLAGQAGLKSGDAITALDGTNLRSWFEAERVFAKSVAEKLKNSPSGQNAVSVDFELTNLQSKDSMVHTLELPAAIAQKIAQSDFDANTLQWIGLHNTELFIEEVVEGSAAQSAGLIAWDRLISVNAEPLNSWESFVKAVRSYDSDQAPLKVEVARAGQNMFFDLVPQITEQTNSAGFTEKNFAIGVKTALRMAEPVTVIVKANGIKEVLSASVNDTVEWVQLTALSFLKLLKREVSAKSIGGPIMILQLSGKTFEMGLSPYLKIMAIISINLFILNLLPIPVLDGGHLVFFSIEALRGAPLSIRKMEIAQQIGLVLLLSLMLLALFNDFSRIFSS